A stretch of Hydrogenothermus marinus DNA encodes these proteins:
- the fliN gene encoding flagellar motor switch protein FliN: MAEENQNINPEEESSKQEQENQDLNQEDLAKQWEESLQQQEKKQEGSSDENQEDLAKQWEEALQQQNEESNDNQEDIAKQWEESLQQEEGKPTEKENIQGINIPGIDNEKLEMLLDIPLEISVEVGNKTLTLEDILKLNSNAIVELDRYINEPVDIKINGKLIAKGELYTVENNFGIKITNIVTVQERLKFLMENGGE, from the coding sequence ATGGCTGAAGAAAATCAAAATATAAATCCAGAAGAAGAATCTTCAAAGCAAGAGCAAGAAAATCAAGATTTAAATCAAGAAGACTTAGCAAAGCAATGGGAAGAAAGTTTACAACAACAGGAAAAAAAACAAGAAGGAAGTTCAGATGAAAATCAGGAAGATTTAGCTAAACAATGGGAAGAGGCTTTGCAACAACAAAATGAAGAATCAAATGATAATCAAGAAGATATAGCAAAACAGTGGGAAGAGTCTTTACAACAAGAAGAAGGAAAACCCACAGAAAAAGAAAATATTCAAGGTATAAATATTCCTGGCATAGATAATGAAAAATTAGAAATGCTTCTTGATATTCCTCTTGAAATAAGTGTAGAAGTAGGAAACAAAACTTTAACCCTTGAAGATATCTTAAAATTAAATTCAAATGCAATTGTTGAATTAGATAGGTATATAAACGAGCCTGTAGATATAAAAATAAATGGAAAATTAATTGCTAAAGGTGAGCTTTATACTGTCGAAAATAATTTTGGTATAAAAATTACCAATATTGTTACAGTACAAGAAAGACTAAAATTTTTAATGGAAAATGGTGGTGAATAA
- a CDS encoding rod-binding protein, with translation MKITSNNVKAYWDIQNLDTKKDIDSVAKEFEAMFIRMILKEFRKTIPEGIFNSSFSSKMYLDMFDMQIAEKISESDSVGLKEYIKEAISKYNMYSTEK, from the coding sequence ATGAAAATAACATCTAATAATGTAAAAGCTTACTGGGATATTCAAAATTTAGATACAAAAAAAGATATTGATAGTGTAGCTAAAGAGTTTGAAGCTATGTTTATAAGAATGATATTAAAAGAATTTAGAAAAACTATTCCTGAAGGTATATTTAATAGCTCTTTTTCTTCAAAAATGTACTTAGATATGTTTGATATGCAGATAGCAGAAAAAATTTCAGAATCTGATTCTGTAGGATTGAAAGAATATATAAAAGAAGCTATATCTAAGTATAATATGTATTCTACAGAAAAATAA
- the flgG gene encoding flagellar basal-body rod protein FlgG encodes MIRALWTSATGMEAQQTNLDVISNNIANVNTVGFKRSRANFEDLIYQNLKDPGVLSSTETRVPSGIQIGLGVKLSDVSKEFSQGSLKKTDRQFDLAIQGRGFFKIELPGGGEAYTRAGNFNVDNEGYLVTPEGYRLSPNIQITSPETLVSVTISENGNVIAVRNQGGTQTTEDLGQIKLYRFINPSGLQAVGQNLFKQTDASGDPIEGDPNTDGFGKIAQGFLEMSNVNIVEEMINLIVAQRAYEINSKGITTGDEMLRTVSTLKS; translated from the coding sequence ATGATTAGAGCATTATGGACATCAGCAACAGGTATGGAAGCTCAACAAACAAATTTAGATGTAATATCTAACAATATTGCTAATGTAAATACTGTAGGTTTTAAAAGAAGTAGAGCAAATTTTGAAGATTTAATATATCAAAACTTAAAAGATCCTGGAGTTTTAAGCTCAACAGAAACAAGAGTGCCAAGTGGAATACAGATAGGACTTGGAGTGAAACTATCTGATGTATCTAAGGAGTTTTCTCAAGGAAGTTTAAAGAAAACAGATAGACAATTTGATTTAGCAATTCAAGGAAGAGGATTTTTCAAAATAGAACTTCCAGGTGGTGGAGAAGCTTATACAAGAGCTGGAAATTTTAATGTTGATAATGAAGGTTATCTTGTGACACCTGAAGGATATAGATTAAGTCCTAATATTCAAATTACATCTCCCGAAACATTAGTTAGTGTAACTATTAGTGAAAATGGAAATGTTATTGCTGTAAGGAATCAAGGTGGAACTCAAACTACAGAGGACTTAGGACAAATAAAATTATATAGATTTATAAATCCTTCAGGTCTTCAAGCAGTAGGACAAAACTTGTTCAAACAAACAGATGCTTCAGGAGATCCTATAGAAGGAGATCCAAATACTGATGGATTTGGGAAAATAGCTCAAGGTTTTCTTGAAATGTCTAATGTTAACATAGTAGAAGAAATGATAAATCTGATAGTAGCTCAGAGAGCTTATGAAATAAATTCAAAAGGTATTACTACTGGTGATGAAATGCTTAGAACAGTTAGTACACTTAAAAGCTAA
- the flgA gene encoding flagellar basal body P-ring formation chaperone FlgA has translation MKCLEQLVHLKAKLFLILLLIIFNFSYGKIIIEFKGVSYVDSPSITLKNIATVKSENRNLLNYLNSIKITDLKKEKERISKDLVLKKLEENYISPTDIVIKGNFTIVVIKKTKVDQAFLKDEIKKYISNRYKNIKIENVNIPKVNLIFLGKPKIKFEEKRKTDRYIYFDIYINNKRISATTRYYQVKKIVIAKKFIPKGKEITLDDIKLAEHKIKKDERYYSNIENAIGKRAKYSIKEGEAITYKNIEDIPLVIRNTNVEVIYIRNDFIVKIIGRALQNGKLKDIIKVRNLSSGKIILCEVIGKNKVRFISGRD, from the coding sequence ATGAAATGCTTAGAACAGTTAGTACACTTAAAAGCTAAACTTTTTTTAATTTTACTATTAATAATATTTAATTTCTCTTATGGAAAAATAATTATTGAATTTAAAGGAGTTTCTTACGTAGATTCTCCTTCTATTACCTTAAAAAATATAGCAACTGTAAAATCTGAGAACAGAAATCTTTTAAACTACTTGAACTCTATTAAAATAACAGATTTAAAAAAAGAAAAAGAAAGAATTTCAAAAGATTTAGTATTAAAAAAACTTGAAGAAAATTATATATCACCTACGGATATAGTTATAAAAGGTAATTTTACAATAGTAGTAATAAAAAAAACAAAAGTAGATCAAGCTTTTCTTAAAGATGAAATAAAAAAATATATATCAAATCGTTATAAGAATATTAAAATAGAAAATGTAAATATACCTAAGGTTAACTTAATATTTCTTGGCAAACCTAAAATAAAATTTGAAGAAAAAAGAAAAACAGATAGATATATATATTTTGATATTTATATTAATAACAAAAGAATTTCTGCTACAACAAGGTATTATCAAGTAAAAAAAATAGTGATTGCAAAGAAATTTATTCCAAAAGGAAAAGAAATAACCTTAGATGATATAAAATTAGCAGAACATAAAATAAAAAAAGATGAAAGATATTATTCAAATATAGAAAATGCTATTGGAAAGAGAGCAAAATATAGTATAAAAGAAGGAGAAGCAATTACATATAAGAATATAGAAGATATTCCATTAGTAATAAGAAATACTAATGTAGAAGTGATATATATACGAAATGATTTTATAGTAAAAATTATTGGTAGAGCTCTACAAAATGGTAAGTTAAAAGATATAATAAAAGTTAGAAATTTATCTTCAGGGAAGATTATACTATGCGAAGTTATTGGAAAGAACAAAGTAAGATTTATATCTGGAAGGGATTAG
- a CDS encoding flagellar basal body P-ring protein FlgI: protein MKKIIFLFIIAFTFSALAETEVKIKNEVNVVGVRPNFLVGYGIVVGLNGTGDGTTSRFTLLSIANMLRKMGIYIDPAQVKTKNAAAVIVTASLPPYAKSGMRFNVNVASLGDAKNIGNGVLIRTPLMGPDGKIYAFAQGPVSTGGGFSESNKGGKIQKNFPTTGIIVNGGIVERDLPFNFENKKEIVLTLKNPNFDTATKIEKSINNYFGAKIAKAIDVSTVKVEIPSEIKDKVAFLNEVLNQKITVSNDPVVVIDERTGTVIMGGDIKLDTPIYVSHGNIYVEVTKTPVVSQPPPLSAGATATTTQVKTNIKEEKGRIFGIKSPTLKDLVDVLNTVGVSPRDLIAIIQAIKEAGKIHAKIEVM from the coding sequence ATGAAGAAGATTATATTTTTATTTATTATTGCTTTCACATTTTCAGCTTTAGCAGAAACAGAAGTAAAAATAAAAAATGAAGTCAATGTTGTTGGCGTTAGACCTAATTTCTTAGTCGGATATGGTATAGTAGTTGGTTTAAATGGAACAGGAGATGGTACTACAAGTAGATTTACATTATTAAGTATTGCCAATATGCTTAGAAAAATGGGAATATATATAGATCCTGCACAAGTAAAAACAAAAAATGCAGCTGCTGTAATTGTAACTGCTTCTTTACCACCTTATGCTAAAAGTGGTATGAGATTTAACGTAAATGTTGCATCCTTAGGAGATGCAAAAAATATTGGAAATGGAGTTTTAATAAGAACTCCTTTAATGGGACCTGATGGAAAAATTTATGCTTTTGCACAGGGGCCTGTTTCAACAGGTGGAGGATTTTCAGAATCTAATAAAGGTGGAAAAATTCAAAAAAATTTCCCAACTACTGGAATTATAGTAAATGGAGGAATAGTAGAAAGAGATTTACCTTTTAACTTTGAAAATAAGAAAGAGATAGTATTAACACTGAAAAATCCTAATTTTGATACTGCAACCAAAATAGAAAAATCTATAAATAATTATTTTGGAGCAAAAATAGCTAAAGCTATAGATGTTTCAACTGTAAAAGTAGAAATTCCATCAGAGATAAAAGATAAAGTTGCTTTTTTGAATGAAGTATTAAACCAAAAAATAACAGTAAGCAATGATCCTGTTGTCGTTATAGATGAAAGAACAGGAACAGTTATAATGGGTGGAGATATAAAACTTGATACACCTATTTATGTTTCTCATGGAAATATTTATGTAGAAGTTACTAAAACCCCTGTTGTTTCTCAACCTCCTCCTCTTTCTGCAGGGGCAACAGCAACTACTACACAGGTAAAAACAAACATAAAAGAGGAAAAAGGAAGAATTTTTGGTATTAAATCTCCTACTTTAAAAGATTTAGTAGATGTTTTAAATACAGTAGGAGTATCTCCAAGAGACTTAATAGCAATTATACAAGCTATAAAAGAAGCAGGGAAAATACATGCGAAAATAGAGGTAATGTAA
- a CDS encoding flagellar hook-basal body protein: MSVNFQSLYVLASGGERAFEQLNTISNNIANVNTPGFKKILLKEMSQKIPDNPGQSKELFIFPRFEDTPVVLSQGSIRKTDNPLDLAINGDGFFKVKVGNKSILTRNGHFHIDKDGYLVDTNYNYILDKQDKKIKLDPTKDITILENGDIYQEGNLVASLNILNFYSVKPIGSSYYTPNGNPKDANFKVLQGFLENSNVNPIKSMVELINAQRRMEMYGTMMRSLDSLQQKSNEIGKA; this comes from the coding sequence ATGTCAGTAAATTTTCAATCTTTATATGTTTTAGCTTCTGGAGGAGAAAGAGCTTTTGAACAGCTAAATACAATTTCTAATAATATAGCTAATGTAAATACACCCGGATTTAAAAAAATTCTTCTAAAAGAAATGAGTCAAAAGATACCAGATAATCCAGGACAATCTAAGGAACTATTTATATTCCCAAGATTTGAAGATACACCTGTAGTTTTAAGTCAAGGAAGTATAAGAAAAACAGATAATCCTTTAGATTTAGCAATTAATGGAGATGGTTTTTTCAAAGTAAAAGTTGGTAATAAATCTATCCTTACAAGAAATGGACATTTTCATATAGATAAAGATGGTTATCTAGTAGATACTAATTATAACTATATATTAGATAAACAAGATAAAAAAATAAAGTTAGATCCAACTAAAGATATAACTATCTTAGAAAATGGAGATATTTATCAAGAAGGCAATTTAGTAGCAAGCTTAAATATTTTAAATTTTTATTCTGTAAAGCCAATAGGAAGCTCTTATTATACTCCTAATGGAAATCCTAAGGATGCTAACTTTAAAGTACTACAAGGATTTTTAGAAAATTCAAATGTAAATCCTATAAAATCAATGGTTGAGCTTATTAATGCCCAAAGAAGAATGGAAATGTATGGAACAATGATGAGAAGCTTAGATAGTTTGCAACAAAAAAGTAATGAAATAGGAAAAGCTTAA
- a CDS encoding chemotaxis protein, with amino-acid sequence MAKKDFLPKILETGSNELEIIDFRMYEKLDDGSIYEWVLGVNVAKVKEVILKPSNIVKSPGLPPEAEGMAKIRDKVVPIINLAKWMKIKEPSEDAGKYVIVMEFLRETIGIIIHEAKRIRRIKWSDIKRPPASIDEKLGGKVIGVIEIENGQLLLLLDFEGILDELGMIKIFGIKEEVPEEEVKRKGKFKILILDDSPVARKIIRGILEKDGHEVIEAQNGIEGIDILNKFLKEAQEEGVDITDKIQLIVSDIEMPGMDGLTFTKKVKEHPEFSKIPVIINTSLSDKATTDKSKMVNADAHLVKFDAADLLKLVHKYAVIPKKGGN; translated from the coding sequence ATGGCTAAAAAGGATTTTTTACCTAAAATACTTGAAACAGGCTCTAACGAATTAGAAATTATTGATTTTAGAATGTATGAGAAACTTGATGATGGAAGTATTTATGAATGGGTTTTAGGTGTTAATGTAGCAAAAGTTAAAGAAGTTATCCTTAAACCTTCAAATATTGTAAAATCACCAGGACTACCTCCAGAAGCAGAAGGTATGGCAAAAATAAGAGATAAAGTAGTCCCTATTATAAATCTTGCAAAATGGATGAAAATAAAAGAGCCTTCAGAAGATGCTGGTAAATATGTTATTGTAATGGAGTTTTTAAGAGAAACAATAGGAATAATCATTCATGAAGCAAAAAGAATAAGAAGGATAAAGTGGTCAGATATAAAAAGACCTCCTGCAAGTATAGATGAAAAATTAGGTGGAAAAGTTATAGGTGTTATTGAAATAGAAAATGGGCAATTACTTCTTTTACTTGATTTTGAAGGAATATTAGATGAGCTAGGAATGATAAAAATTTTTGGAATAAAAGAAGAAGTTCCTGAAGAAGAAGTTAAAAGAAAAGGTAAATTTAAAATTTTAATTCTTGATGATTCTCCTGTTGCAAGAAAGATAATAAGAGGTATTTTAGAAAAAGATGGACATGAAGTGATAGAAGCACAAAATGGTATAGAAGGAATTGATATTTTAAATAAATTTTTAAAAGAAGCTCAAGAAGAAGGTGTAGATATTACAGATAAAATTCAACTTATAGTATCTGATATAGAGATGCCTGGAATGGATGGATTAACATTTACTAAAAAAGTAAAAGAACATCCTGAATTTTCAAAAATTCCTGTTATAATAAATACTTCTTTAAGTGATAAAGCAACTACAGACAAATCAAAAATGGTAAATGCAGATGCTCATTTAGTTAAGTTTGATGCAGCAGATCTATTAAAATTAGTACATAAATATGCAGTAATTCCTAAAAAAGGAGGAAATTAA
- a CDS encoding chemotaxis response regulator CheY — MALPPPDIKFLVVDDMATMRRIIRSLLEQLGYKNIDEAEDGAEALKKLKSEKYDFVITDWNMPNMTGLELVQNIRQDPELKHLPVLMVTAEAKKENVIMAIKAGVNNYIVKPFTAGTLKEKMEKVWDAIQKK, encoded by the coding sequence ATGGCTTTACCACCACCTGATATCAAATTTTTAGTAGTAGATGATATGGCTACAATGAGAAGAATAATAAGAAGCTTGTTGGAGCAGCTTGGATATAAAAATATAGATGAGGCAGAAGATGGAGCTGAAGCTTTAAAAAAGCTAAAATCTGAAAAGTATGATTTTGTAATTACAGATTGGAATATGCCAAATATGACAGGTCTTGAGCTTGTTCAGAACATAAGACAAGACCCTGAATTAAAACATTTACCTGTTTTAATGGTTACTGCAGAAGCAAAAAAAGAAAATGTTATAATGGCTATAAAAGCAGGAGTTAATAACTATATAGTAAAACCTTTTACTGCAGGAACATTAAAGGAAAAAATGGAAAAAGTATGGGATGCTATACAGAAGAAATAA
- the fliG gene encoding flagellar motor switch protein FliG: MAEESKNGKLSGLEKAAILISLLPEEKTKNIFSHLKESEIEKIVKVIISLEHPDKETIKKIIKEALDKLKSMAPLKVAPSNIKKILEEILPPDKLEKLFGEALTAEEGKAIFRELDKLDPKLIANILQNEHPQVIALILSQLKPQKAAEIIQYLPKRLGVTNVREEVIKRLATLEKISSQMLKTVADTLEEELLSIGAGEEETLSGIDIAAEIVNSLPKDLQTEILEDLRKDDEKIAEQIEDRMFKFEDIIKLTDRDIMEVLKAVDKNDLLIALKGAPEEILNKFLNNMSKRAAQMFLEDMELLGPVKKSEVENARKKVILTIKELIEKGVIEYGSGEEMI; this comes from the coding sequence ATGGCTGAGGAAAGTAAAAATGGTAAGCTTTCAGGATTAGAAAAAGCAGCAATATTAATATCTTTATTACCTGAAGAAAAAACAAAAAATATTTTTTCTCATTTAAAAGAATCAGAGATAGAAAAAATTGTAAAAGTTATTATTTCTTTAGAACATCCAGATAAAGAGACTATTAAAAAAATAATCAAAGAAGCATTGGATAAATTAAAATCTATGGCACCTTTGAAAGTAGCACCATCAAATATAAAGAAAATTCTTGAAGAAATTCTTCCTCCAGATAAGTTAGAAAAATTATTTGGAGAAGCTCTTACAGCAGAAGAAGGGAAAGCAATTTTTAGAGAGTTAGATAAATTAGATCCTAAGCTTATAGCAAATATCCTTCAAAATGAACATCCTCAGGTGATTGCATTAATATTATCTCAATTGAAACCTCAAAAAGCTGCAGAGATAATCCAGTATTTACCAAAAAGACTTGGAGTTACTAATGTTAGAGAAGAAGTAATAAAAAGACTTGCAACCTTAGAAAAAATATCAAGTCAGATGTTAAAAACTGTAGCAGATACATTAGAAGAAGAACTTTTAAGTATAGGAGCAGGAGAAGAAGAAACATTAAGTGGTATAGATATAGCCGCTGAAATAGTAAATTCTTTACCTAAGGACTTACAAACAGAGATACTTGAAGATCTAAGAAAAGATGACGAAAAAATAGCTGAACAGATAGAAGATAGAATGTTTAAATTTGAAGATATTATCAAATTAACCGATAGAGATATTATGGAAGTTCTTAAAGCAGTTGATAAAAATGATTTACTTATAGCTTTAAAAGGAGCCCCAGAAGAGATATTAAATAAATTTTTAAATAATATGTCTAAAAGAGCAGCTCAGATGTTCTTGGAAGATATGGAGTTATTAGGACCAGTTAAAAAATCTGAAGTTGAAAATGCCCGTAAAAAAGTTATTTTAACTATAAAAGAATTGATAGAAAAAGGTGTTATAGAGTATGGTTCTGGAGAAGAAATGATTTAA
- the flhA gene encoding flagellar biosynthesis protein FlhA: protein MENILPIFLKFQKYSDVIVIVLILAILGAMVLPVPPLLLDILLTSSITFSLVILMSVIYINNPLQLSSFPSLLLLATLFRLSLNVATTRRILLHGNEGVDSAGQVIKAFGEFVVGGNYIVGIIVFIILVTINFIVITKGTERISEVAARFTLDAMPGKQMAIDADLNAGIIDEREAQKRREQIQQEADFYGAMDGASKFIRGDAIAGIIITLVNIIGGIAIGIFQHNMDLQSALKTFTILTVGDGLVSQIPSLITSTAAGLMVTRAVAKENLGFEIVKELTSFPKALYMAATALFIMGIVPGMPTIPFFLLGVILAITGYMMQKSLIEKEKMEEEEKAKELLKEAQKEEEEEEIDIQPEPITFEIGYALIPYVDESQNGEVIKRIKSLRKQLSKELGLIIPLVHIKDNLELKPGEYRILIRDIEVGKGEIEPDHLLAIDTGNTKGSIEGKKTKEPAFGLDAYWIKPELKDKAKMLGYTVVDIPTVIITHLSEVIKNHAYEILGRAETKELVDTVAKKHPIIKDIVPDQVPLNILHRVLQNLLKEGVPIKDLLTIVESLSDNIVKTNDPDLLTEFARQALKKVITKQYATNGTLYAVSLSPEIENKILEKIKEAEGDLPPLDVGFIQNLVNQLSQSAEKFLMNQAKPVLITSPVIRRYVKQIIEPYLPNFAVLSYSEIDPKIKVNILGSVR, encoded by the coding sequence ATGGAAAATATATTACCTATTTTTCTGAAGTTTCAAAAATATTCAGATGTAATAGTTATAGTTTTAATCCTTGCAATACTTGGAGCAATGGTTCTCCCTGTCCCACCATTGCTACTTGATATACTTTTAACATCAAGTATTACTTTTTCTTTAGTTATATTAATGTCAGTTATTTATATAAATAATCCTCTTCAACTTTCTTCTTTCCCTTCTTTACTTTTACTTGCAACTCTTTTTAGACTTTCTTTAAATGTAGCTACTACAAGAAGAATTTTACTACATGGAAATGAAGGTGTTGATTCTGCAGGACAAGTAATAAAAGCATTTGGAGAATTTGTAGTAGGGGGGAATTATATAGTTGGTATTATAGTTTTTATTATACTTGTAACAATTAACTTTATAGTTATTACAAAAGGTACAGAAAGAATATCTGAAGTGGCAGCAAGATTTACCTTAGATGCTATGCCCGGTAAACAAATGGCAATAGATGCAGATTTAAATGCTGGAATTATTGATGAAAGAGAAGCTCAAAAAAGAAGAGAGCAGATACAGCAAGAAGCAGATTTTTACGGAGCTATGGATGGTGCAAGTAAGTTTATTAGAGGAGATGCAATAGCAGGAATTATAATTACCTTAGTAAATATTATAGGTGGTATTGCCATAGGTATTTTTCAACATAATATGGATTTACAGTCTGCTTTAAAAACTTTCACTATATTGACTGTTGGTGATGGCCTTGTATCTCAAATTCCTTCATTAATAACTTCAACAGCAGCAGGCTTGATGGTAACAAGAGCAGTAGCTAAAGAAAATTTAGGCTTTGAAATTGTAAAAGAACTTACTTCATTCCCAAAAGCTTTATATATGGCTGCTACTGCTTTATTTATAATGGGAATTGTTCCTGGTATGCCAACAATTCCATTTTTCTTACTTGGAGTAATACTTGCAATAACAGGCTATATGATGCAAAAAAGTTTAATAGAAAAAGAAAAAATGGAAGAAGAAGAGAAAGCCAAAGAACTTTTAAAAGAAGCTCAAAAAGAAGAAGAGGAAGAAGAGATAGATATACAACCTGAACCTATAACCTTTGAGATAGGATATGCTCTAATTCCTTATGTAGATGAATCTCAAAATGGTGAAGTAATAAAAAGAATTAAATCTTTAAGAAAACAGTTATCAAAAGAACTTGGTCTTATAATACCATTAGTACATATTAAAGATAATTTGGAACTAAAACCAGGAGAATATAGAATATTAATAAGAGATATAGAAGTAGGAAAAGGAGAGATAGAACCAGATCATTTGCTTGCAATAGATACAGGAAATACAAAAGGTAGTATTGAAGGTAAAAAGACAAAAGAACCTGCTTTTGGACTTGATGCATACTGGATTAAACCAGAATTAAAAGATAAAGCAAAAATGCTTGGATACACAGTAGTTGATATTCCTACTGTAATTATTACCCATTTATCAGAAGTAATAAAAAATCATGCATATGAAATTTTAGGAAGAGCAGAAACAAAAGAGCTTGTTGATACAGTAGCTAAAAAACATCCAATAATTAAGGATATTGTTCCAGATCAAGTACCTTTAAATATTTTACATAGAGTCTTACAAAATCTTCTTAAAGAAGGAGTACCAATTAAAGATTTACTTACAATAGTAGAATCTTTATCTGACAATATAGTTAAAACTAATGATCCTGATTTATTAACGGAGTTTGCTAGACAAGCATTAAAGAAAGTAATTACAAAGCAATATGCAACAAATGGTACTCTATATGCAGTTAGCTTATCACCAGAAATAGAAAATAAAATCCTTGAAAAAATTAAAGAAGCAGAAGGGGATCTACCTCCATTAGATGTAGGGTTTATTCAAAACTTAGTTAACCAACTTTCCCAATCTGCCGAAAAATTCCTTATGAATCAGGCAAAGCCAGTATTAATTACATCTCCTGTAATTAGGAGATATGTAAAACAGATTATAGAACCATACTTGCCAAATTTTGCTGTTTTATCGTATAGTGAAATTGATCCAAAAATTAAAGTAAATATTTTAGGTTCGGTGAGATAA
- a CDS encoding flagellar basal body L-ring protein FlgH: MRSYWKEQSKIYIWKGLALIIGLIFISSCSSKKEVYKPLFNPKPPDIKTENIKRSDGSLYTGYDNLFSDDKARKVGDVITILVQENITGQGSANTQSDRDSNVNLDFPSPTLMGKPIVNKTPIAGVTAGSKSSFKGSGDTQRKAKLIATITARVIKVYPNGNLFIVGKKIIKINEDTQVLRISGIVNPNYINQDNSVLSDKISDMYVEYNGKGFIADNQRPGWLARFLVKIWPF; encoded by the coding sequence ATGCGAAGTTATTGGAAAGAACAAAGTAAGATTTATATCTGGAAGGGATTAGCTTTAATAATTGGATTAATTTTTATAAGTTCTTGTAGTTCAAAAAAGGAAGTATATAAACCTCTTTTTAATCCAAAACCTCCAGATATAAAAACAGAGAATATAAAAAGATCTGATGGATCTCTTTATACAGGTTATGACAACCTATTTTCAGATGATAAAGCAAGAAAAGTAGGAGACGTAATTACAATATTAGTTCAAGAAAATATTACAGGACAAGGAAGTGCAAATACACAATCAGATAGAGATTCAAATGTAAATTTAGATTTTCCTTCCCCAACATTAATGGGTAAACCTATTGTTAATAAAACACCTATTGCAGGAGTAACTGCAGGTTCAAAATCATCATTTAAAGGATCAGGGGATACCCAAAGAAAAGCAAAACTTATTGCTACTATAACTGCAAGAGTTATTAAAGTCTATCCAAATGGAAATTTATTTATAGTTGGTAAAAAAATAATAAAAATAAATGAAGATACTCAAGTATTAAGAATATCTGGTATAGTAAATCCAAATTATATAAATCAGGATAACTCTGTATTATCAGATAAAATATCAGATATGTATGTTGAATATAATGGTAAAGGATTTATAGCAGATAATCAAAGACCTGGCTGGCTTGCAAGATTTTTAGTAAAAATATGGCCATTTTAA
- the fliM gene encoding flagellar motor switch protein FliM, which produces MAEDFLSQEEIDALLGEEGKEENKEVPKESIAPFDFNSIEHIKKGGLPGLEFILTKWIKSFREEIRKKIQSIDMTSITDVYTTKFNDFMLKIPLPASYSIFSMKPLKDNSLLVLDSRLVYTAISVIFGGPPKPFKVEGKEFTKLETKIVKQFVTEILTTFEVAWEDVYPLKMELKSIELNPNLARIVSPTEKVIIVQVSIDFGGYEAPFFFCFPQNMFLPIKDLIYSEIPQLGKDLAWEKDLEYKIVQLKVKLWLELCKESYKIKDILNWDIGTDLRFEVSTQDLLKVYVEDKPKFLAKLGKKKGKYAIKIKKLYEKGENNG; this is translated from the coding sequence TTGGCTGAGGATTTCTTATCTCAAGAAGAGATTGATGCTTTATTAGGAGAAGAAGGAAAGGAAGAAAATAAAGAAGTACCAAAAGAATCAATAGCACCTTTTGATTTTAATAGCATAGAACATATAAAAAAAGGTGGCCTTCCCGGTCTTGAATTTATTTTAACAAAATGGATAAAATCCTTCAGAGAAGAGATAAGAAAAAAAATCCAGTCTATAGATATGACATCTATAACAGATGTTTACACTACAAAATTTAATGATTTTATGTTAAAAATACCACTTCCAGCTAGTTATAGTATATTTTCTATGAAGCCATTAAAAGATAATAGTTTACTTGTTCTTGATTCAAGATTAGTATATACAGCAATAAGTGTTATATTTGGGGGACCTCCTAAACCTTTTAAAGTAGAAGGTAAGGAGTTTACAAAATTAGAGACTAAAATAGTAAAGCAATTTGTAACAGAAATTTTAACTACGTTTGAAGTAGCCTGGGAAGATGTTTATCCATTAAAAATGGAATTAAAATCAATAGAACTAAATCCAAATCTTGCAAGGATAGTTTCACCAACAGAAAAGGTAATAATAGTACAAGTATCTATTGATTTTGGTGGATATGAAGCACCTTTTTTCTTTTGTTTTCCACAAAATATGTTTTTACCAATAAAAGATTTAATATATTCTGAAATTCCCCAGTTAGGAAAAGATTTAGCTTGGGAGAAAGATTTAGAATATAAAATAGTTCAATTAAAAGTGAAACTTTGGTTAGAACTTTGTAAAGAAAGTTATAAAATAAAAGATATTTTAAACTGGGATATAGGGACAGATTTAAGATTTGAAGTTTCTACACAAGATTTACTGAAAGTATATGTTGAAGATAAGCCTAAATTTTTAGCAAAATTAGGAAAGAAAAAAGGAAAATATGCAATAAAAATAAAAAAGTTATATGAGAAAGGAGAAAATAATGGCTGA